Proteins found in one Drosophila innubila isolate TH190305 chromosome X, UK_Dinn_1.0, whole genome shotgun sequence genomic segment:
- the LOC117785092 gene encoding probable serine/threonine-protein kinase fhkB has product MRKRCVLTLFAVLLWLALAQGETKIEVDENGDEYELKRFYIQGRQLSGSGSKSQCVVTRRKRASRSMTLPGPGVTVSSQQLNLAALPVAAEHRETVVLDQEQSGKRRYVALTALQLDDVEDEEEEDEDEEQLEQQQEDEQMQGQTNLVAATFALPASLPQGVSVVANAATHAQVGGDAGIVVVESEQPPKVNPSTHAVFELKPLQPQQQQQQSQQQLQQQLQPQQLELQYWPQPYEEDEDEDEDEDEDEDAEYFYYGGVGFYDEQEHFITEDSPLSTTAIWSTDDSDIHPVINEPNQPTKGDKKRKTMKRRKPSQEPAKRRKPSNSASSSSSISASSGAGSVSASVSASSSHKRKRPVSSVSNKRKTNPSKRQKQKQKQKKTKRKSKPSQSVSSNNKRRRPSSSASSSSSIGGYKRRRPGQTASASQSQSQKRRRQQQKEKRRRQELQRRRRRRNRNRLNNLNRRQYFGDEPIINCIYINKDPPTTTARPFWNILGRDAAGEQTTPLPPVVSVESQVRRSGDFGHRKRTNLRFVA; this is encoded by the exons ATGAGGAAACGTTGCGTGTTGACGCTTTTCGCTGTGCTACTCTGGTTGGCCTTGGCCCAAGGAGAAACCAAGATTGAGGTGGACGAGAATGGCGATGAATACGAGCTGAAGCGTTTCTACATCCAGGGCAGACAATtaagtggcagtggcagtaaATCCCAGTGTGTGGTAACCCGGCGAAAGCGTGCTAGCCGTAGTATGACGCTACCCGGACCCGGAGTCACGGTCAGTTCACAGCAATTGAATCTGGCTGCGTTGCCAGTGGCTGCAGAGCATCGTGAGACCGTGGTGTTGGATCAGGAGCAGAGTGGCAAGCGTCGTTATGTGGCATTGACCGCCTTGCAACTGGATGATGTGGAagatgaggaggaggaggatgaaGATGAGGAGCAGttggagcagcagcaagagGATGAG CAAATGCAGGGGCAAACGAATCTGGTGGCTGCCACATTTGCGCTGCCAGCGAGCTTGCCACAGGGTGTCAGTGTGGTGGCCAATGCGGCAACACATGCCCAGGTGGGCGGAGATGCGGGCATTGTGGTTGTGGAGTCGGAGCAGCCGCCCAAAGTGAATCCCAGCACACATGCCGTCTTCGAGCTGAAGCCGctgcagccacaacaacaacaacaacagtcacaacaacaattgcaacaacaattgcagccacaGCAATTGGAGTTGCAGTATTGGCCACAGCCATACGAGGAAgacgaggatgaggatgaggacgaGGATGAAGATGAGGATGCCGAGTACTTCTACTATGGCGGCGTTGGCTTCTACGATGAGCAGGAGCACTTTATCACCGAGGACAGTCCCTTGAGCACTACGGCCATTTGGAGCACGGACGATAGCGATATACATCCTGTGATTAATGAGCCCAATCAGCCCACAAAGGGTGACAAGAAAAGAAAGACAATGAAGCGAAGGAAACCAAGTCAGGAGCCAGCCAAGCGAAGA AAACCCAGCAACAGTGCCAGTTCCTCCAGTTCCATAAGCGCTTCCTCCGGTGCCGGCTCCGTCTCCGCCTCCGTCTCCGCCTCCTCCTCGCACAAGCGCAAGCGTCCTGTGAGCAGTGTGAGCAACAAGCGCAAAACGAATCCCAGCAAGCgtcagaagcagaagcagaagcagaagaagaccAAGCGCAAGTCCAAGCCAAGTCAAAGTGtctccagcaacaacaagcgacGTCGTCCTAGCAGCAGCGCCAGTTCGAGCTCCTCCATTGGCGGCTACAAGCGACGTCGTCCAGGTCAAACCGCATCCGCATCCCAATCTCAGTCCCAAAAGCGTCGCCGCCAGCAGCAGAAGGAGAAGCGTCGCCGTCAGGAGCTgcagcgtcgtcgtcgtcgtcgcaaCCGGAATCGCCTGAATAACCTAAATCGTCGTCAATATTTCGGCGATGAGCCCATCATCAATTGCATCTACATCAACAAGGATCCACCGACCACAACAGCGCGTCCCTTCTGGAATATCCTGGGACGTGACGCAGCCGGGGAACAGACCACGCCCCTTCCCCCCGTCGTGTCCGTGGAGTCTCAAGTGCGACGCAGCGGCGACTTTGGACATCGCAAGCGCACAAATCTTCGATTTGTGGCCTAA
- the LOC117793579 gene encoding transmembrane protein 132E: MKCCIIIPLMLLAIAQHISSVEVHFEAPDSGFFLKHARQPPVTPEIANVQTSSSQPPIKTRSSYDSVLSLDRFTVVETTQPVSIRASYGPFSTKQTVPARYIVPDTMDANQAGDYVNNSTATLLELQQPNMHLDISAHLVRGTVSQDSPVLRVLFHAGADPGGHLQRQKVCVLLHVAMANEQPLKGRCMPEGEDGVCVAEVVIPLGWWPALPAPRHNNLGGTGQAALPPKVPQRYAQVSYSVFEPPLRNPEQCEPKVQIQPLTTFAQVPLLTAKTAFKELRADDSVTFLLPQHPLYPMSKLHVPVFLHQYADQEQRVAAFTVRARVKAGLRIMGASASSDQWSISIEKENPKHTTARVTAFRKESDTSASTSSMESRQSSNYSSSNNNEVYEVFSWLLEVADDTNDILDGGKIVWSVTHVYDTPKDKDSSELIAPDDTKKRLIAKLEINKDDIQAVLPMAKIWEVMNTAVLTGRQVAQAMKVFIVSQAGKVADVTLQSSCHAEDESVIKVSSSCSSVYVDGSEQRGSSNASVIVKYGTYVGVAKFIVWMPEFPLEVYISDFRLSQIKGWKVTDDNHYLHNKQSRRRKKRSYVWSQHGTSYYNNVGSDKSICRARYQQSPVEVYAKFLAIDQNSGRISYFISRRTGLRVTDLVQPLLRVADPKIASLKGRILQGKSMGRTDVQVLSPITGRVIGTKEIRVGSDKVNLSKLIVRVISGLQLTITPENAIENGYLAETSVTHKLTAQYQEGLLDIDLEFSDGSKTPLRDIAVEDYFLLVESLDTEVVAFAPMLASHHPRVIAVGEGNGNLLRVTLLLSEECRLRRGSGAGSSSSSSSKQNKPNAAPLASALASIEVDFNNVDIVSKQESIQNDGTVGRERKNYRNTGDLADIIVGIPLRDSSQQYEPTVQARQHRASIQAVHKSHFGNRAGFAGGNMSSMELGMYVLLTAFCFAIIVFVISCVVYASKFRPAMIESGLDPLTGAGKGNGNGAAGGGGFRDVRLKESTTNAHDWVWLGRSTIDRQSVAVADVPQQQQQQQQPQQPTHQQHHINARDSRMRITSNPIITYDNGRRVSSFDQQQPKLQTHIVPASNLNKLHAEHYLANDRKDAALEYKPPVPPHRNVGTRAMLPPQLPQTVPVKDKDLINKRHSQHFKREHLHNENNNATQQPPQQQQQQQQLPLPLHHQPERQQQHQRSHSHSHNFMQEPALRSAHMKIKQQQQQQQQQHQQHEELHNAEKLVEYTNPHQKNAFQFDSLTPKRVTKAAQAAQIAAAANAATTATVAAASITAAATTTIVAPASPAITQIKENHNHSILSSVADAANSNATDEIVRLPTPPGTTVSSEPTTKSSRVKRATVVGNPMFSATVDDSLAPGERLGLDDLDMDYEQIMHYFDNLKESNA, from the exons ATGAAGTGCTGCATAATAATTCCTTTGATGCTGCTGGCAATTGCAC AGCACATCTCATCGGTGGAGGTGCACTTCGAGGCACCTGACAGCGGCTTCTTCCTGAAGCACGCACGCCAACCACCTGTAACACCGGAGATCGCCAACGTCCAGACATCGTCCTCACAGCCGCCGATCAAGACGCGTTCGTCCTATGATTCGGTATTATCGCTGGATCGATTTACCGTCGTGGAGACGACACAACCCGTCTCCATAAGGGCCAGTTATGGTCCGTTCTCCACCAAACAGACTGTGCCCGCTCGCTACATTGTGCCGGACACCATGGACGCCAATCAAGCCGGAGACTATGTCAAT AACTCCACGGCCACTTTGCTGGAGCTGCAGCAACCGAACATGCATCTGGACATCTCGGCGCATTTGGTGCGTGGCACTGTCTCCCAGGATTCGCCCGTTTTGCGTGTGCTCTTCCATGCCGGCGCCGATCCTGGTGGCCATCTGCAGCGCCAGAAGGTGTGTGTGCTGCTCCATGTGGCCATGGCCAATGAGCAGCCGCTCAAGGGACGCTGCATGCCCGAGGGCGAGGATGGAGTTTGTGTTGCCGAGGTTGTCATCCCACTGGGTTGGTGGCCCGCGTTGCCGGCGCCCAGGCACAACAATCTTGGTGGCACTGGACAGGCAGCGTTGCCACCAAAGGTGCCACAACGTTATGCCCAGGTGTCGTATAGTGTGTTTGAGCCACCTCTGAGGAATCCGGAGCAATGTGAGCCCAAGGTGCAGATTCAACCGTTGACGACATTCGCACAGGTTCCGCTGCTGACAGCCAAGACGGCGTTCAAGGAACTGCGTGCCGATGATTCCGTGACGTTCCTCTTGCCCCAACATCCATTGTATCCCATGTCCAAGTTGCATGTGCCCGTCTTTCTGCATCAGTATGCAGATCAGGAGCAACGTGTGGCCGCTTTTACGGTGCGTGCACGTGTCAAGGCCGGTTTAAGGATAATGGGAGCAAGTGCGTCCAGTGATCAGTGGAGCATTAGCATTGAGAAGGAGAATCCCAAGCATACAACGGCCAGAGTGACTGCATTCCGCAAGGAATCCGACACATCCGCCAGCACATCCAGCATGGAGAGTCGCCAATCGTCcaactacagcagcagcaacaacaacgaggtCTACGAGGTCTTCTCCTGGCTCCTTGAGGTCGCCGACGATACCAATGATATACTCGATGGTGGCAAGATTGTGTGGTCCGTCACCCATGTCTATGATACGCCCAAGGATAAGGATTCATCGGAGCTAATTGCACCGGATGATACGAAAAAGCGTCTGATTGCCAAGCTGGAGATCAACAAGGATGACATACAGGCGGTGTTGCCCATGGCTAAGATCTGGGAGGTAATGAACACGGCGGTGCTAACTGGACGACAGGTTGCCCAAGCCATGAAGGTCTTCATTGTCTCGCAGGCTGGCAAAGTGGCGGACGTGACTCTACAGAGCTCCTGCCATGCCGAGGACGAGAGCGTCATCAAG GTTTCCTCGTCATGCAGCTCCGTTTATGTGGATGGCTCCGAGCAACGTGGCTCTTCCAACGCCTCGGTTATTGTCAAGTACGGCACctatgtgggcgtggccaagtTCATTGTCTGGATGCCCGAATTTCCACTTGAAGTTTACATATCCGATTTTCGACTGTCCCAGATCAAGGGATGGAAAGTAACCGACGACAATCATTATCT ACACAACAAACAATCGCGACGTCGGAAGAAGCGTTCGTATGTGTGGAGTCAGCATGGCACGAGCTACTACAACAACGTCGGCTCCGACAAGAGCATCTGCCGAGCACGCTATCAACAGAGTCCCGTCGAAGTCTATGCCAAATTCTTAGCCATCGATCAG AACTCTGGACGCATTAGTTACTTTATATCACGTCGCACGGGATTGCGTGTCACGGATTTGGTGCAACCGCTGCTGCGTGTGGCAGATCCAAAGATTGCCTCGCTCAAGGGACGCATACTGCAGGGCAAATCAATGGGACGCACCGATGTCCAGGTTTTATCTCCTATAACGGGTCGAGTTATTGGCACCAAGGAGATTCGTGTGGGCAGCGACAAGGTTAATCTTTCCAAGTTAATTGTGAGGGTTATATCCGGTCTGCAGTTGACCATTACGCCGGAGAATGCCATTGAGAATGGTTATCTGGCAGAGACTTCGGTGACGCACAAACTGACGGCACAATATCAGGAGGGACTGCTCGACATCGATCTGGAGTTCTCCGATGGCTCCAAGACGCCATTGCG CGATATTGCCGTCGAGGATTATTTCCTGCTGGTGGAGAGTCTGGACACTGAAGTCGTTGCCTTTGCTCCCATGCTCGCCTCGCATCATCCACGTGTCATTGCCGTGGGCGAGGGCAATGGCAATCTGTTGCGTGTGACGCTCCTCCTCTCCGAGGAGTGTCGTCTGCGTCGTGGCTCCGGTGCCGGCTCCAGCTCCTCATCCAGCTCCAAGCAGAACAAACCGAATGCGGCGCCGCTGGCGAGCGCCTTGGCCTCCATTGAGGTGGACTTTAACAATGTGGATATTGTGAGCAAACAGGAGTCCATACAAAACGATGGCACAGTGGGACGAGAGCGTAAAAACTATCGCAATACGGGAGATCTAGCGGATATTATAG TTGGCATTCCGTTGCGCGACTCGAGTCAACAATATGAGCCCACTGTGCAGGCCAGACAACATCGGGCGAGCATCCAGGCTGTGCACAAGTCACATTTCGGCAACAGAGCTGGCTTTGCTGGGGGAAATATGTCATCCATGGAACTGGGCATGTATGTGCTCCTCACGGCCTTCTGCTTTGCCATCATTGTCTTTGTCATTTCGTGTGTGGTTTATGCCTCTAAATTTCGTCCTGCTATGATTGAATCTGGACTGGATCCGTTGACGGGCGCTGGCaaaggcaatggcaatggagCTGCAGGTGGCGGTGGTTTTCGAGATGTGCGCTTAAAAGAGTCCACAACAAATGCACATGATTGGGTTTGGTTGGGACGATCCACCATTGATCGTCAGTCGGTGGCAGTTGCAGAtgtaccacaacaacaacagcagcaacagcaaccacaacagccgacacatcagcaacatcacaTCAATGCGCGTG ATTCTCGCATGCGCATCACCAGCAATCCCATCATTACCTACGACAATGGACGACGTGTCAGCTCCTTTGACCAGCAACAACCCAAGTTGCAGACACACATTGTGCCAGCCTCCAATCTGAACAAACTTCATGCGGAACA ctatttggCCAATGATCGCAAGGATGCGGCTCTGGAGTATAAGCCACCGGTGCCACCGCATCGCAATGTCGGCACACGGGCCATGTTGCCGCCACAGCTGCCACAGACAGTGCCAGTCAAG GATAAGGATTTGATCAACAAGCGACACAGTCAGCATTTTAAGCGCGAGCATTTGCACAATGAGAACAACAACGCGACGCAGCAGccgccacagcaacaacaacaacagcaacaattgccacTACCGTTGCATCATCAGCCGgaacgtcagcagcagcatcaacggAGTCACAGTCATAGCCATAATTTTATGCAAGAGCCGGCATTGAGATCGGCACACATGAAAatcaagcaacagcagcagcagcagcaacaacaacaccaacaacacgaGGAGTTGCACAATGCTGAAAAGTTGGTGGAATACACAAATCCGCATCAGAAGAATGCATTTCAATTCGATTCGCTGACACCAAAGAGAGTTACCAAAGCAGCACAAGCTGCAcaaattgcagctgcagccaacgcagcaacaacagcaacagttgctgccgcATCcatcacagcagcagcaacaacaacaattgttgctcCAGCTTCTCCAGCTATAACACAAATTAAAG AGAATCACAACCATAGCATATTGAGCAGCGTTGCCGATGCGGCCAATTCGAATGCCACTGATGAGATTGTACGGCTGCCGACACCGCCGGGCACAACCGTCAGCAGTgagccaacaacaaaatcatcGCGTGTCAAGCGTGCCACAGTTGTTGGCAATCCCATGTTCTCGGCCACCGTCGATGATTCGTTGGCACCCGGCGAGCGTCTCGGACTCGATGATCTCGACATGGACTATGAGCAAATCATGCACTATTTCGACAACCTAAAG gAATCAAATGCCTGA